The following are encoded in a window of Streptomyces sp. Go-475 genomic DNA:
- a CDS encoding transglycosylase domain-containing protein translates to MSDGRSEPSWPGGEYAAPPADGQARMTRAEMRRAARTANRRPARGKGRPRTRGASGSTGPSSRRRPSGKRRIVDYPRAGRRGVRRWLPSWKQLAGLFLTVCGSLLATVAYAYATVSIPSVNPDTQTQANTFYWSDGSQMAEVGQVDRQNVTLSQVPSAVQWDFLAAENASFYTDPGVDPQGILRAVYHMAQGGEVQSGSTITQQFVKNAYLNQSQTLSRKLEEIMISLKIGGKLSKRQILQGYLNTCYYGRGAYGIEAASEAYYGIPVEKLSVSQGAFLAATVNAPSVMMNADDPQQRAPAVARWKYVLGRMAAIGKISAAQKDRYLHAGFPTPGPMRGRGSMSGQIGYLVQTAEQYVEQHSSITDEQLNEGGYQIHTTFDKHDVAALSSSVAAMRKQHLDPGHRAADRNVQVGAASVDPTTGAIVALYGGDGWNKGHYTDNADSSGVPVGSTFKPFDLAAALDHGAVLSPGQPPSPITPESKFDGDDGIKIKNQQGQYLPDGSDPTGLLHQQNDTPTKWGYITLRKAMEQSVNTPYVQLGEYVGYDNVENEALQAGLLRNTLQYDTAGFYIGTSTPSAIRMADAYGTFADHGVRHQPYSVTKVLHAGQQLPGFQAPAGARAMPASTADTVTDVLQDVVKHGTGTNALALGRPAAGKTGTTDDYKSAWFIGYTPQLSTAVAMFKENPKNSGLQSMAGVGGYSKVFGADMPTQVWLGYMTAALQGRPVLSFPAAPQLGQGANENGAPSPGPSPTPSASPTPSPTPSAPSPTPSLTPCSDIPGGCTSPTPSPSPSQTGTGTTGGLFGPGTGGQGQGEAPGPSMRPRN, encoded by the coding sequence ATGAGCGATGGCCGCAGCGAACCGTCCTGGCCGGGCGGCGAGTACGCCGCACCCCCTGCGGACGGGCAGGCCCGGATGACGCGTGCGGAGATGCGCAGGGCCGCCCGGACGGCGAACCGGCGGCCCGCGCGCGGGAAAGGCCGGCCGCGGACACGCGGCGCCTCGGGGAGCACCGGGCCGTCGTCGCGGCGACGGCCGTCGGGCAAGCGCAGGATCGTCGACTATCCGCGGGCGGGCAGGCGCGGCGTGCGGCGCTGGTTGCCGTCGTGGAAGCAACTGGCCGGACTGTTCCTGACGGTGTGCGGCAGCCTGCTCGCCACGGTGGCCTACGCGTACGCGACCGTGTCCATTCCCAGCGTCAACCCGGACACGCAGACACAGGCGAACACCTTCTACTGGTCGGACGGCTCCCAGATGGCGGAGGTCGGCCAGGTCGACCGGCAGAACGTGACCCTCTCCCAGGTGCCCTCCGCGGTCCAGTGGGATTTCCTCGCGGCCGAGAACGCCTCGTTCTACACCGACCCGGGCGTCGACCCGCAGGGCATCCTGCGGGCGGTCTACCACATGGCGCAGGGCGGTGAGGTGCAGTCCGGGTCGACCATCACCCAGCAGTTCGTCAAGAACGCGTACCTCAACCAGAGCCAGACCCTCTCGCGCAAGCTCGAAGAGATCATGATCTCCCTGAAGATCGGCGGGAAGCTCAGCAAGCGGCAGATCCTCCAGGGCTACCTCAACACCTGCTACTACGGCCGGGGCGCCTACGGCATCGAGGCGGCGTCCGAGGCCTACTACGGCATTCCCGTGGAGAAACTGTCCGTCAGCCAGGGCGCGTTCCTGGCGGCCACGGTGAACGCGCCCAGCGTGATGATGAACGCCGACGACCCGCAGCAGCGGGCACCGGCCGTGGCCCGCTGGAAGTACGTCCTGGGGCGGATGGCGGCCATCGGCAAGATCAGCGCGGCGCAGAAGGACCGTTACCTGCACGCCGGTTTCCCGACGCCCGGGCCGATGCGCGGACGGGGCTCCATGAGCGGACAGATCGGCTATCTGGTGCAGACCGCCGAGCAGTACGTCGAACAGCACTCGTCGATCACCGACGAGCAGCTGAACGAGGGCGGCTACCAGATCCACACGACGTTCGACAAGCACGATGTGGCCGCGCTGAGTTCCTCGGTGGCGGCGATGCGCAAGCAGCACCTGGACCCCGGCCACCGGGCGGCCGACCGGAACGTGCAGGTCGGTGCCGCCTCCGTCGACCCGACCACGGGGGCCATCGTCGCCCTGTACGGCGGGGACGGGTGGAACAAGGGCCACTACACCGACAACGCCGACAGCTCCGGCGTGCCGGTCGGCTCCACGTTCAAGCCGTTCGACCTCGCCGCCGCGCTCGACCACGGCGCCGTGCTCTCCCCCGGCCAACCGCCGTCGCCCATCACACCGGAGAGCAAGTTCGACGGCGACGACGGCATCAAGATCAAGAACCAGCAGGGCCAGTACCTCCCCGACGGCAGCGACCCCACCGGACTGCTGCACCAGCAGAACGACACGCCCACCAAGTGGGGGTACATCACCCTGCGCAAGGCGATGGAGCAGTCGGTCAACACGCCGTACGTGCAGCTCGGGGAGTACGTGGGCTACGACAACGTGGAGAACGAGGCGCTGCAGGCCGGTCTGCTGCGCAACACCCTGCAGTACGACACCGCCGGCTTCTACATCGGCACCTCCACCCCGTCGGCCATCCGGATGGCCGACGCCTACGGCACGTTCGCCGACCACGGCGTGCGCCACCAGCCGTACTCCGTCACCAAGGTCCTGCACGCGGGTCAGCAGCTCCCCGGATTCCAGGCACCCGCCGGCGCCCGGGCCATGCCCGCCTCGACCGCCGACACCGTCACCGACGTCCTGCAGGACGTCGTCAAGCACGGCACCGGCACCAACGCCCTCGCCCTCGGGCGGCCCGCCGCCGGCAAGACCGGCACCACCGACGACTACAAGTCCGCCTGGTTCATCGGCTACACGCCGCAACTGTCCACGGCGGTCGCCATGTTCAAGGAGAACCCGAAGAACTCGGGCCTGCAGTCGATGGCCGGGGTCGGCGGTTACAGCAAGGTCTTCGGCGCCGACATGCCCACCCAGGTCTGGCTGGGCTACATGACCGCGGCCCTCCAGGGCCGGCCGGTGCTCTCCTTCCCCGCCGCGCCGCAACTCGGCCAGGGCGCGAACGAGAACGGCGCGCCGTCCCCCGGCCCGTCTCCGACGCCCAGCGCGTCCCCCACCCCCTCCCCCACCCCGTCGGCCCCGTCTCCCACCCCGTCCCTCACGCCGTGCAGCGACATCCCCGGCGGGTGCACCTCCCCGACCCCGTCGCCCTCCCCGTCGCAGACCGGCACCGGCACCACGGGCGGCCTCTTCGGCCCGGGAACCGGAGGCCAGGGGCAGGGGGAGGCCCCCGGGCCGTCGATGCGTCCGCGGAACTGA
- a CDS encoding NAD(P)/FAD-dependent oxidoreductase, which produces MNPADASCLGATARSDVLVVGAGLAGLHTATLLARRGHEVLVVDRRTSLAGAIRTTGIFVRKTLDDFPLPPEHLGPPIRRVVLYPPDLRRPVTLVSARDEYRVGDMAPLYTATAATATAAGVRIALGTRYAGRRGGTFHLVGRDGPTVVRARFVVGADGARSSVARDLGLDRNRHLLVGAEEVFELPGHDEPPTFHCVLDPSLAPGYLAWVVDDGRHAHVGVAGYPDRFPEGLRQALRRFSASAPGLAAADRPEAVERRGGPIPVGGVLRRISCADGLLVGDAAGAVSPLTAGGLDPCLRLSEFAAEVLDDALRSGRPDALSSYDGAALRARFRGRLTLRRGLAQVRTPAVAGAAFTLLRTPLGRAAAGRVLFGDKSFPTPARG; this is translated from the coding sequence GTGAACCCGGCCGACGCCTCCTGCCTCGGGGCCACCGCCCGCAGCGACGTCCTCGTCGTCGGCGCGGGACTGGCCGGCCTGCACACGGCCACGCTCCTCGCCCGGCGGGGCCACGAGGTGCTCGTGGTGGACCGGCGCACCAGTCTCGCCGGCGCGATCCGCACCACGGGCATCTTCGTGCGGAAGACGCTCGACGACTTCCCGCTGCCGCCCGAGCACCTCGGCCCGCCGATCCGACGGGTCGTCCTCTACCCGCCCGACCTGCGCCGCCCGGTGACCCTGGTCAGCGCCCGCGACGAGTACCGCGTGGGCGACATGGCGCCCCTCTACACGGCGACGGCGGCCACCGCGACGGCCGCCGGCGTCCGGATCGCCCTGGGCACGCGCTACGCCGGCCGCCGGGGCGGCACCTTCCACCTGGTGGGCCGCGACGGGCCGACCGTGGTCCGGGCACGTTTCGTCGTCGGCGCCGACGGGGCCCGCTCCAGCGTCGCCCGGGACCTCGGGCTCGACCGGAACCGCCACCTGCTGGTCGGGGCCGAGGAGGTCTTCGAACTGCCCGGGCACGACGAGCCGCCGACCTTCCACTGCGTGCTCGACCCCTCGCTCGCGCCCGGCTACCTGGCCTGGGTGGTCGACGACGGGCGGCACGCGCACGTCGGCGTCGCCGGCTATCCGGACCGCTTCCCGGAGGGACTGCGCCAAGCGCTGCGGCGGTTCAGCGCGTCGGCACCCGGCCTGGCCGCCGCGGACCGGCCGGAGGCGGTGGAGCGGCGCGGCGGCCCGATTCCCGTCGGCGGCGTGCTGCGCCGGATCAGCTGTGCCGACGGCCTTCTGGTGGGGGACGCGGCGGGCGCGGTCTCCCCGCTCACCGCCGGGGGACTGGATCCGTGCCTGCGGCTGTCGGAGTTCGCGGCCGAGGTCCTCGACGACGCACTGCGGTCCGGGCGGCCGGACGCGCTGTCCTCCTACGACGGTGCCGCTCTGCGCGCCCGCTTCCGAGGACGGCTCACGCTGCGCAGGGGCCTGGCCCAAGTGCGCACGCCGGCCGTGGCGGGGGCGGCGTTCACCCTGCTGCGCACCCCGCTCGGCCGGGCCGCCGCCGGCCGGGTCCTCTTCGGCGACAAGTCCTTCCCCACCCCTGCCCGCGGCTGA
- a CDS encoding helix-turn-helix transcriptional regulator: MPIVVDIDVMLAKRKMSVGELAERVGITPANLAVLKNGRAKAVRFTTLAALCEVLECQPGDLLRWEAEHLADEATPAGRQL, from the coding sequence ATGCCGATCGTCGTCGACATCGACGTGATGCTGGCCAAGCGGAAGATGTCCGTGGGCGAACTCGCCGAACGCGTCGGCATCACCCCCGCCAACCTGGCGGTCCTGAAGAACGGCCGCGCCAAGGCGGTGCGCTTCACGACGCTGGCCGCGCTCTGCGAGGTGCTGGAGTGCCAGCCGGGAGACCTGCTGCGCTGGGAGGCCGAGCACCTCGCGGACGAGGCCACGCCTGCGGGACGTCAGCTGTGA
- a CDS encoding DUF2975 domain-containing protein, protein MGKITVLALRAVLVALLAGSLFVQTVMVALLADDMEGSVLADRRVPILLIVVLGIASAQTVLVCVWQLVTMVRRGNVFSDGAFRYVHIVIGAFVAASLLVFALGVVLAPGEAVAPGIVLLLGGVSLAVFAVALIVLVLRMLLSQAVARDVEAARMQAELAEVI, encoded by the coding sequence ATGGGAAAGATCACCGTGCTTGCGCTGCGGGCCGTGCTCGTGGCGCTGCTCGCCGGTTCGCTGTTCGTGCAGACCGTGATGGTCGCGCTGCTGGCCGACGACATGGAGGGCAGTGTCCTCGCGGACCGGCGGGTCCCGATCCTGCTGATCGTGGTCCTGGGCATCGCCTCGGCCCAGACCGTGCTGGTCTGCGTCTGGCAGCTGGTGACGATGGTGCGGCGCGGGAACGTGTTCTCCGACGGCGCCTTCCGGTACGTGCACATCGTGATCGGCGCGTTCGTCGCGGCGTCGCTCCTGGTCTTCGCACTGGGTGTGGTGCTGGCTCCGGGCGAGGCCGTGGCCCCGGGCATCGTCCTCCTGCTGGGGGGCGTCTCCCTGGCGGTGTTCGCGGTCGCCCTGATCGTGCTGGTGCTGCGGATGCTGCTCTCCCAGGCCGTCGCCCGCGACGTCGAGGCGGCCCGCATGCAGGCAGAGCTGGCCGAGGTGATCTGA